A genomic stretch from Rhodospirillaceae bacterium includes:
- a CDS encoding DUF3489 domain-containing protein, which produces MTTKIQTVAKLISRKSGASIEQLQDATGWQPHSIRAALTGLRKKGVSIKRDAHRTRGSFYKAMKG; this is translated from the coding sequence ATGACCACCAAAATCCAAACCGTCGCCAAACTTATCAGCCGCAAATCCGGCGCATCCATCGAACAACTGCAGGATGCGACCGGCTGGCAACCGCACAGCATCCGCGCCGCCCTGACGGGGTTGCGCAAAAAGGGCGTCAGCATCAAACGTGATGCTCATCGCACCCGTGGCTCATTCTACAAAGCGATGAAGGGGTGA